In Aquificaceae bacterium, the sequence GGGTTGTAAAGCTCAAAGAATATTCCATAAAAGCCTATAAGCAGGAGCATATAAGCAACGGTAGGGTTTGTTATAACACTGAGGAGCTCTTCCCTTAGGCTTTTGCCTATCTCTACAACTTGAACTCCTTCTGTTTTGAGAGTTATTTCCTTTCCATGTTTTTTGACCACCCTACCCTCAAGTTTTTTAAGAAGGTCTGCCCTATCCACCGCTATGAAGTCTATGACCTTTTCCCTTAAGGCTTCCTCAGGCGTGAGGGAGATGGCTTCCTTTACCATCCTCTCTATTATCTTTGGGTTTCTTCCCTTTTCCTTTGCTATGCTTCTTACAAAGGCGAGCATGTCTTGCATGACCTTCTCTCTCATGGCTTCGTCCATCCTTTCTCCACCCATCTGCACAGGAGTTGCTGCACCTATATTTGTCCCCGGTGCCATTACCGCCACATCCGCAGAAATGGTTATAATAGCCCCCGCAGAGGCTGCACGACCTCCCGGTGGAGAGACATAAACCACCACAGGAATAGAAGTCCTCTGAAACTCTTGAATGACCTCCCTCATGGAGCTTTCAAGACCACCGGGAGTGTTAAGCTCAAGGATAAAGAGCGTTCCACCTTCCTTTTCTGCCTTCTCAAGGCTTCTTTTTATGTAGTCCACCATAAGAGGAGTGACCGCATCCTGCCACTGGGATACAAAGACCTTTGCATGGGAAAAACCTAACAGAAAAACCAAAAAAAGAAATATGACTAACATAAGAAAATCTTAAGCCTATTTCATCCTGCTTGCAAGCTCTTGGAGAACCTCCTCTATGCCTATGCCTCTTATGGTAAGCATAAGGATAAGGTGGTAGAACATGTCAGAGACCTCCGCCCTTATCTCCTCTGG encodes:
- a CDS encoding nodulation protein NfeD, coding for MLVIFLFLVFLLGFSHAKVFVSQWQDAVTPLMVDYIKRSLEKAEKEGGTLFILELNTPGGLESSMREVIQEFQRTSIPVVVYVSPPGGRAASAGAIITISADVAVMAPGTNIGAATPVQMGGERMDEAMREKVMQDMLAFVRSIAKEKGRNPKIIERMVKEAISLTPEEALREKVIDFIAVDRADLLKKLEGRVVKKHGKEITLKTEGVQVVEIGKSLREELLSVITNPTVAYMLLLIGFYGIFFELYNPGSIIPGAVGVIALLLGLYGLGIIGINWLGLLLILAGLLLLVLELITPTFGGLALAGAIALALGSLILISPDSPYGDIPLSVIGTMVALTVAFFLFAGRLGLKAQKRRKMLGIEELLGEQGEALTDFVEGKGKVFIHGEIWNAVSDEAIRKGDTIIVEEVRGLVLKVRKA